Proteins encoded within one genomic window of Oryza brachyantha chromosome 7, ObraRS2, whole genome shotgun sequence:
- the LOC102716231 gene encoding probable pectinesterase 66, whose amino-acid sequence MQPSRRHLLLLLLLLLLLGVASFITTSSASSPVSRTFTVDQRGGGDFRSVQSAVNFVPDGNREWIRIHVKAGSYKEKVTIPSEKPYILLEGDGSRNTDITFDAHAHTGIDELVTGGGSGNVSNSPTFYSATFIVLADNFVARNIAFKNTYNARDKSKPDQAVAALVGGDRSAFYDCAFHGFQDTLCDFVGRHYFRRCLISGGVDFVFGYGQSIYDGCTLESNMPPSMRRQPGWVTAHARLAAGSPGGFVFKGGSLRGSGRQYLGRAWNPFATVVFYRMSMADIVVPQGWQAWHSPDVSSITFAEVECEGRGANKTGRVAWEKQLDEEQVHKFVDITFIDDGWLSKQPSL is encoded by the exons atgcagccaTCTCGCcgtcacctcctcctcctcctgctgctgctgctgctgctcgggGTAGCGTCGTTCATCACGACGAgctccgcctcgtcgccggtgtCCAGGACGTTCACCGTGGAtcagcgaggcggcggcgacttcAGGTCCGTGCAGTCGGCGGTGAACTTCGTGCCGGATGGCAACCGCGAGTGGATCAGGATTCATGTGAAGGCAGGAAGCTACAA GGAGAAGGTTACCATCCCAAGTGAGAAACCATACATACTGCTGGAGGGAGATGGCTCCCGGAACACGGACATCACCTTTGATGCTCACGCCCACACCGGCATTGACGAGCTGgtgaccggcggcggctccggcaACGTCAGCAACTCGCCGACGTTCTACAGCGCCACCTtcatcgtcctcgccgacAACTTCGTCGCTCGGAACATCGCCTTCAAG AACACGTACAACGCGCGCGACAAAAGCAAGCCGGaccaggcggtggcggcgctcgtcggcggcgaccggagcGCCTTCTACGACTGCGCCTTCCACGGCTTCCAGGACACGCTCTGCGACTTCGTCGGCCGCCACTACTTCCGCCGCTGCCTCATCAGCGGGGGCGTCGACTTCGTCTTCGGCTACGGCCAGTCCATCTACGACGGCTGCACGCTGGAGTCCAACATGCCGCCGTCGATGCGGCGGCAGCCCGGCTGGGTGACGGCGCACgcccggctcgccgccggcagccccGGCGGGTTCGTGTTCAAGGGCGGCTCGCTGCGCGGCTCCGGGCGACAGTACCTCGGCCGCGCGTGGAACCCGTTCGCCACCGTCGTCTTCTACCGGATGTCCATGGCCGACATCGTCGTGCCCCAGGGGTGGCAGGCATGGCACTCCCCCGACGT GTCGAGCATCACATTTGCGGAGGTCGAGTGTGAAGGGCGAGGAGCTAACAAGACTGGGAGAGTGGCGTGGGAGAAGCAGCTGGACGAGGAGCAGGTGCACAAGTTCGTGGACATCACGTTCATTGACGACGGCTGGCTATCCAAGCAACCGTCGCTTTAG
- the LOC102713564 gene encoding guanine nucleotide-binding protein-like 3 homolog, giving the protein MAGGSALRVAVLAAVLVLPFAGVPAAAQTKKFCISQFAIASQACAVLPPSDPHHHHHDDDDDDDDDDDDEDHHGGDDDDHGGDDDDGGDSGGDDGGDSGGDDGGGGDGDRRRRKSMVTVDAEIDSAGDHSTNGTIRSGGGNHTRGSGRRSRRRRRRHRGVREGDDDDGDDDEGDDDDGDDDDDDDDDDDDDEHRAYSDCCRWLKEVDPACVCEALLRLPPFLTKPQHKYTVRVAKNCKLTYRCGGY; this is encoded by the coding sequence ATGGCTGGCGGCTCCGCGCTCCGCGTCGCGGtactcgccgccgtgctcgtgcTCCCGTTCGCcggcgtgccggcggcggcgcagaccAAGAAGTTCTGCATCAGCCAGTTCGCCATCGCCAGCCAGGCGTGCGCCGTCCTGCCTCCCAGCGACccgcatcaccaccaccatgacgacgacgacgacgatgacgacgacgacgacgacgaggatcaCCATGGTGGAGACGATGATGACCATGgtggcgatgacgacgacggcggtgatagtggaggcgacgacggcggtgacagcggaggcgacgacggaggcggcggagacggagaccgtcgccgccgcaagTCCATGGTCACCGTCGACGCCGAGATAGACAGCGCCGGCGACCATAGCACCAACGGCACGATCCGCAGCGGTGGCGGCAACCACACTCGCGGCAgtggccgccgcagccgccgccgccgccgccggcaccgtgGTGTGCGTGaaggggacgacgacgacggcgacgacgacgaaggcgacgacgacgacggcgatgacgatgacgatgacgacgacgacgacgacgacgacgagcaccgCGCGTACAGCGACTGCTGCCGGTGGCTGAAGGAGGTGGATCCGGCGTGCGTGTGCGAGGCGCTGCTCCGCCTGCCGCCATTCCTCACCAAGCCGCAGCACAAGTACACCGTCAGAGTCGCCAAGAACTGCAAGCTCACCTACAGGTGCGGCGGCTACTAA
- the LOC102716514 gene encoding TVP38/TMEM64 family membrane protein slr0305, translating to MALSWPSAIRLAVAAVLLAAVGVALFTLPVEKILKDFLVWIKDNLGPWGPLVLALAYIPLTVLAVPASILTLGGGYLFGLPVGFVADSIGATIGATAAFLLGRTIGRPYVLSKCKDYPKFQAVAIAIERSGFKIVLLLRLVPLLPFNMLNYLLSVTPVGIGEYMLASWLGMMPITLALVYVGTTLKDLSDVTHGWSEISTTRWILIISGFVMSVILIICVTRIAKSSLEKALAENGDAGIPQLPVVASPSDLQQPLVIRIDTSNEDHEK from the exons ATGGCGCTCTCGTGGCCCTCGGCcatccgcctcgccgtcgcggccgTGCTGCTCGCCGCGGTCGGCGTCGCGCTTTTCACGCTCCCCGTTGAGAAG ATTTTGAAGGACTTTCTGGTTTGGATCAAGGATAACTTGGGCCCATGGGGTCCTCTGGTATT GGCCCTTGCTTACATCCCTTTGACAGTGTTGGCTGTTCCAGCATCCATACTTACA CTTGGAGGGGGTTATCTATTTGGCCTGCCTGTTGGGTTTGTTGCTGATTCCATAGGAGCAACAATTGGTGCAACTGCTGCATTTTTGCTTGGCAGAACG ATAGGAAGGCCTTATGTTCTCTCCAAATGCAAAGATTACCCCAAGTTTCAAGCGGTAGCTATTGCTATCGAAAGGTCTGGCTTCAAG ATTGTGTTGTTACTGAGGCTTGTACCTTTGCTCCCATTCAACATGTTGAACTACCTGCTGTCCGTCACTCCTGTTGGCATTGGGGAATACATGCTGGCTTCTTGGCTGGGAATGATG CCTATCACTCTTGCACTGGTATATGTTGGAACTACACTAAAGGATCTATCAGATGTGACTCATGGCTGGAGTGAGATATCAACAACTCGATGG ATTCTCATAATATCTGGGTTCGTCATGTCTG TTATTTTGATTATATGTGTTACAAGAATTGCAAAATCTTCTCTGGAGAAGGCATTGGCTGAGAACGGAGATGCAGGAATTCCACAACTTCCTGTGGTGGCCTCTCCCTCAGATTTGCAACAACCCCTTGTGATCAGAATTGACACTTCAAATGAAGATCATGAGAAGTGA
- the LOC102713839 gene encoding protein trichome birefringence-like 10, whose translation MEMASARRTAATRARQSDDQIVVWGACVLLSALSLLLLVAVSSSGFGAARLTFAAGEISVLVRTSSSGGSAVDNVELCGADGDEYDRMLVDGEWVRDDARRPLYEPWQCPFVDEGFRCRENGRPDDAFAKWRWQPRHCSLPRFDAKHLLETLRNRRLVFVGDSIGRNQWESMLCMLATAVAGDDEASIYEESGSPITKHKGALSFRFRDYNCTVEHHRSPYLLRRGRPPRRAPRHVASTLQLDAIDSRARRWKDADVLVFNTGHWWSHERLQQLHCYFQEGKKLRLDMSIEAAYERAMGTLTDWVHREVSSYKTLVIFRTYSPAHTRASNSGGCASETLPELNSSRISLHRWPGMVTPAFEKSGTAAAATAGRLHVLNITLMAAQRRDGHPSVYNVAAAARTPAAQRADCSHWCLPGVPDAWNELLYALILRRFS comes from the exons ATGGAGATGGCGAGcgcgaggaggacggcggcgacgagggcgaggCAGAGCGACGACCAGATCGTGGTGTGGGGCGCCTGCGTCCTCCTCTCCGCCCTCTcgctgctcctcctcgtcgccgtctcctcctccggcttcGGGGCCGCGAGGCTGACCTTCGCTGCCGGGGAGATCAGCGTGCTCGTGCGgacgagcagcagcggcggcagcgccgtGGACAACGTCGAGCTctgcggcgccgacggcgacgagtaCGACCGCAtgctcgtcgacggcgagtggGTGCGCGACGACGCGCGGCGCCCGCTGTACGAGCCGTGGCAGTGTCCGTTCGTCGACGAGGGATTCCGGTGCCGGGAGAACGGCCGGCCGGACGACGCGTTCGCCAAGTGGCGGTGGCAGCCTCGCCATTGCTCGCTCCCGAG ATTTGACGCGAAGCATCTGCTCGAGACTCTCCGCAACCGGCGGCTGGTGTTCGTCGGCGACTCGATCGGCCGGAACCAGTGGGAGTCGATGCTGTGCATGCTCGCcacggccgtcgccggcgacgacgaggcgtcGATCTACGAGGAGAGCGGGAGCCCCATCACCAAGCACAAGGGCGCCCTCTCCTTCCGGTTCCGCGACTACAACTGCACCGTCGAGCACCACCGCTCGCCGTACCTTCTCCGGCGcggccgtccgccgcgccgcgcgcccaGGCACGTGGCCTCGACGCTGCAGCTCGACGCCATCGACTCCAGGGCTCGCCGCTGGAAGGACGCCGACGTCCTCGTCTTCAACACCGGCCACTGGTGGAGCCATGAGAGGCTTCAGCAACT ACACTGCTACTTCCAGGAAGGCAAGAAGTTGAGACTGGATATGAGCATCGAGGCAGCCTACGAGAGAGCAATGGGCACACTGACCGACTGGGTTCACCGGGAAGTAAGCTCATATAAGACCCTGGTCATTTTCAGAACATACTCACCGGCACACACAAG GGCTAGCAACAGCGGAGGCTGTGCCTCGGAGACACTGCCGGAGCTGAACTCGTCAAGGATCTCACTCCATCGATGGCCAGGAATGGTGACCCCGGCGTTCGAGAAatccggcacggcggcggcggcgacggcggggaggcTGCATGTGCTGAACATCACCCTGATGGCGGCgcagaggagagacggccacCCATCGGTGTAcaacgtggcggcggcggcgaggacgccggcggcgcagaGGGCGGACTGCAGCCACTGGTGCCTCCCCGGCGTGCCGGACGCCTGGAACGAGCTCCTGTACGCTCTGATTCTCAGGAGGTTTTCTTGA
- the LOC102716794 gene encoding serine/threonine-protein kinase AFC1 translates to MEAQWLAEYPHQGADKRPRKRPRLAWDLAPPLLQPPKAIPMLYCGQELINGNFATAFLPPPPIYYPGPPRNFSPPWRPDDKDGHYVFAVGENLTPRYRILSKMGEGTFGQVLECWDLENQETVAIKIVRSLQKYREAAMIEIDVLQRLGKHDFTGSRCVQIRNWFDYRNHICIVFERLGPSLYDFLRKNSYRAFPIDLVREFARQILESVAFMHDLRLIHTDLKPENILLVSSDSIRVPDYKVTLRPPKDGSFFKNLPKSSAIKLIDFGSTTFEHQDHNYVVSTRHYRAPEVILGLGWNYSCDLWSVGCILVELCSGEALFQTHENLEHLAMMERVLGPLPKHMIVRADRRAEKYFRRGLRLDWPEGAASRESLKAVWKLPRLQNLVMQHVDHSAGDLIDLLQGLLRYDPDARLKACEALQHPFFTRCHRRCGY, encoded by the exons ATGGAGGCGCAGTGGCTCGCCGAGTACCCGCACCAGGGCGCCGACAAGCGGCCGCGGAAGCGGCCCCGCCTCGCATGGGatctcgcgccgccgctcttgcAGCCCCCCAAG GCGATTCCTATGCTATACTGTGGGCAGGAACTAATAAATGGAAATTTTGCGACTGCTTTTCTGCCGCCACCACCAATCTATTATCCAGGACCACCACGCAATTTTTCGCCTCCCTGGAGGCCAGATGACAAGGATGGACACTATGTTTTCGCAGTTGGGGAGAACCTTACACCAAGAT ATAGAATACTTAGCAAGATGGGTGAAG GGACGTTTGGACAAGTCTTGGAGTGCTGGGACTTGGAAAACCAAGAGACGGTTGCTATCAAAATTGTGCGCTCTCTTCAGAAATACCGAGAGGCTGCTATGATTGAAATTGATGTGCTTCAGAGGCTTGGGAAGCATGATTTTACTGGTAGCCG CTGTGTGCAAATACGGAATTGGTTTGACTATCGTAATCATATATGTATA GTATTCGAGAGGCTCGGGCCAAGCTTATATGACTTCCTCCGGAAGAATAGTTACCGTGCATTTCCGATCGACCTTGTTCGGGAGTTTGCCAGACAAATATTAGAGTCTGTGGCAT TTATGCATGACCTGCGACTTATCCACACAGATCTGAAACCTGAGAACATTCTCCTTGTCTCATCAGATTCTATCAGGGTGCCTGATTATAAG gTTACTCTACGGCCCCCCAAAGATGgttctttttttaagaatctTCCAAAATCTAGTGCCATCAAGCTGATTGATTTTGGAAGTACAACATTCGAGCACCAAGACCACAATTATGTGGTGTCAACAAGGCATTATCGTGCCCCTGAAGTTATCCTTG GTCTTGGGTGGAATTATTCATGTGATTTGTGGAGCGTGGGATGCATTTTAGTTGAGCTCTGCTCG GGCGAAGCTCTCTTTCAAACACATGAAAATTTGGAGCATTTGGCTATGATGGAGAGAGTTCTAGGCCCCCTTCCAAAACATATGATTGTCAGAGCTGA TCGTCGCGCTGAAAAATATTTCAGACGTGGATTAAGGTTGGACTGGCCAGAGGGGGCAGCCTCACGGGAAAGCCTGAAGGCAGTCTGGAAATTGCCTCGTCTGCAg AATCTGGTAATGCAACATGTTGATCATTCTGCTGGAGATCTAATAGATCTTCTTCAAGGCCTTCTTCGGTATGATCCTGATGCGCGCCTAAAGGCATGTGAAGCTCTTCAACACCCGTTCTTTACAAGATGCCACAGAAGATGTGGTTACTAA
- the LOC121055011 gene encoding antifungal protein ginkbilobin-like protein: MANFAKAQPLLPLALLLLLSSPRAGEAAPNTAARSVLCNGAAYGAGDPFAASLAYVLGELLAGTPAGDGRDMYAISPYPSAFAYGRAACRGGGGGVTAADCASCLGAAVARMNATCGRAIGARALLVDCSVRYEQYAFVDF, from the coding sequence ATGGCAAACTTCGCCAAAGCACAGCCACTCCTCCCCCtcgcgctgctgctgttgctctcctcgccgcgcgccggcgaggccgcgcCCAACACGGCGGCGCGCTCGGTGCTGTGCAACGGCGCGGCGTACGGCGCGGGCGACCCCTTCGCGGCGAGCCTGGCGTACGTGCTGGGCGAGCTCCTCGCCGgcacgccggccggcgacgggcgcgaCATGTACGCCATCTCCCCGTACCCGAGCGCCTTCGCGTACGGCCGCGCCgcgtgccgcggcggcgggggcggcgtcACGGCGGCGGACTGCGCGAGCTGCCTCGGCGCGGCCGTGGCGCGGATGAACGCCACCTGCGGCCGCGCCATCGGCGCCAGGGCTCTGCTCGTCGATTGCAGCGTGCGCTACGAGCAGTACGCGTTCGTGGACTTTTAG
- the LOC102714112 gene encoding CTL-like protein DDB_G0274487 isoform X1, producing MGAADNSGPRQDAPERGRGGGGGRAPEGEPEAKEREVKVVVVDEPPGAPVARLQAQRPLAPLQVTTQAPPPLIPVASGGVEPPPQVATFQPVLQTPPQVAFASLNSRVYTNGITLCVFLVHLAAATFAVGFFVFRAVKDIMQHPRSRNARRERSLLRGWLPPVEGAVVLSIVLAFAWQKAVRAWPRAMVRVILWSGFGVTLAVGALLMCFSMPATVGLGVAMVMFSIGTGLYACWATRRVAFTEQVFERAVQPVDKFRGLNGPAYLMVAAGFVWISVWCVAVIGAANYRFPGLTILGLVLSLMWTAEVMRNVANLTASRVIALYYLRGMQSSVQFSFQRALSYNLGSACLGSLFVPTIEALRILARGLNLLEGEDEFMFSCAHCCLHVMNAVFEFGNSWAFVHIAAYGRGFVQASRSTWEQFERRPGMPALVDSDITSSVCFLTGVTSGALCVALAGSWTFATHRRYTATVSLLAFFVGYLMVRSCTPILSTRRSNASFRVAQTRIGMALPQACVGCYYVCYAENPMSRLFDRTIPDRLRKMEEGRDPLVPTPRFPHQPA from the exons ATGGGCGCCGCCGATAACTCC GGGCCGCGGCAGGATGCGccggagaggggaagaggagggggaggagggagggcgcCGGAGGGGGAGCCGGAGgcgaaggagagggaggtgaaGGTGGTCGTGGTGGACGAGCCGCCGGGGGCGCCGGTGGCGAGGCTGCAGGCGCAGCGGCCGCTGGCGCCGCTGCAGGTCACCAcgcaggcgccgccgccgctcatccCCGTGGCCTCCGGCGGCGTGGAGCCGCCGCCACAGGTGGCGACTTTCCAGCCCGTCTTGCAGACCCCACCACAG GTGGCGTTCGCGTCGCTCAATTCGCGCGTGTACACCAATGGCATCACGCTTTGCGTGTTCCTGGTGCACCTCGCCGCGGCGACGTTCGCCGTGGGGTTCTTCGTGTTCAGGGCCGTCAAGGACATCATGCAGCACCCGCGGTCGCGCAACGCGAGGCGGGAGCGGAGCTTGCTGCGGGGCTGGCTGCCGCCGGTGGAGGGCGCGGTGGTGCTGAGCATCGTGCTGGCGTTCGCGTGGCAGAAGGCGGTGCGGGCGTGGCCGCGCGCCATGGTGCGCGTCATCCTGTGGTCCGGCTTCGGCGTGACGCTGGCTGTGGGCGCGCTGCTGATGTGCTTCTCCATGCCGGCCACCGTGGGGCTCGGCGTGGCGATGGTGATGTTCTCCATCGGGACGGGGCTGTACGCGTGctgggcgacgcggcgcgtgGCGTTCACGGAGCAGGTGTTCGAGCGCGCGGTGCAGCCGGTGGACAAGTTCCGGGGGCTGAACGGGCCGGCGTACCtgatggtggcggcggggtTCGTGTGGATCTCGGTGTGGTGCGTGGCGGTGATCGGCGCGGCGAACTACCGGTTCCCGGGGCTCACCATCCTGGGGCTGGTGCTGAGCTTGATGTGGACGGCGGAGGTGATGCGGAACGTGGCGAACCTGACGGCGAGCAGGGTGATCGCGCTCTACTACCTGCGGGGGATGCAGTCGAGCGTGCAGTTCAGCTTCCAGCGCGCGCTCTCCTACAACCTCGGCAGCGCCTGCCTCGGCTCGCTCTTCGTCCCCACCATCGAGGCGCTCCGCATCCTCGCCCGCGGCCTCAACCTCCTCGAGGGCGAGGACGAGTTCATGTTCTCCTGCGCCCATTGCTGCCTCCACGTCATGAACGCCGTCTTCGAGTTCGGCAACAGCTGGGCCTTCGTCCAC ATCGCGGCGTACGGGAGAGGGTTCGTGCAGGCGTCGCGGAGCACGTGGGAGCAGTtcgagcggcggccggggatgCCGGCGCTGGTGGACTCGGACATCACCAGCTCCGTCTGCTTCCTCACCGGCGTCACCAGCGGCGCGCTCTGCGTCGCGCTCGCCGGCTCGTGGACGTTCGCCACGCACAGGCGCTACACCGCCACCGTCTCGCTGCTCGCCTTCTTCGTCGGATACCTCATGGTTCGTTCCTGCACCCCCATCCTCTCAACACGACGATCTAACGCGAGTTTCCGTGTGGCGCAGACGCGGATCGGCATGGCGCTGCCTCAGGCGTGCGTGGGGTGCTACTACGTGTGCTACGCCGAGAACCCCATGTCGCGGCTGTTCGACCGCACGATTCCGGACCGGCTGCGCAAGATGGAGGAAGGCCGCGACCCGCTCGTGCCGACGCCGCGCTTCCCGCACCAGCCCGCCTGA
- the LOC102714112 gene encoding CTL-like protein DDB_G0274487 isoform X2, which produces MGAADNSGPRQDAPERGRGGGGGRAPEGEPEAKEREVKVVVVDEPPGAPVARLQAQRPLAPLQVTTQAPPPLIPVASGGVEPPPQVATFQPVLQTPPQVAFASLNSRVYTNGITLCVFLVHLAAATFAVGFFVFRAVKDIMQHPRSRNARRERSLLRGWLPPVEGAVVLSIVLAFAWQKAVRAWPRAMVRVILWSGFGVTLAVGALLMCFSMPATVGLGVAMVMFSIGTGLYACWATRRVAFTEQVFERAVQPVDKFRGLNGPAYLMVAAGFVWISVWCVAVIGAANYRFPGLTILGLVLSLMWTAEVMRNVANLTASRVIALYYLRGMQSSVQFSFQRALSYNLGSACLGSLFVPTIEALRILARGLNLLEGEDEFMFSCAHCCLHVMNAVFEFGNSWAFVHIAAYGRGFVQASRSTWEQFERRPGMPALVDSDITSSVCFLTGVTSGALCVALAGSWTFATHRRYTATVSLLAFFVGYLMTRIGMALPQACVGCYYVCYAENPMSRLFDRTIPDRLRKMEEGRDPLVPTPRFPHQPA; this is translated from the exons ATGGGCGCCGCCGATAACTCC GGGCCGCGGCAGGATGCGccggagaggggaagaggagggggaggagggagggcgcCGGAGGGGGAGCCGGAGgcgaaggagagggaggtgaaGGTGGTCGTGGTGGACGAGCCGCCGGGGGCGCCGGTGGCGAGGCTGCAGGCGCAGCGGCCGCTGGCGCCGCTGCAGGTCACCAcgcaggcgccgccgccgctcatccCCGTGGCCTCCGGCGGCGTGGAGCCGCCGCCACAGGTGGCGACTTTCCAGCCCGTCTTGCAGACCCCACCACAG GTGGCGTTCGCGTCGCTCAATTCGCGCGTGTACACCAATGGCATCACGCTTTGCGTGTTCCTGGTGCACCTCGCCGCGGCGACGTTCGCCGTGGGGTTCTTCGTGTTCAGGGCCGTCAAGGACATCATGCAGCACCCGCGGTCGCGCAACGCGAGGCGGGAGCGGAGCTTGCTGCGGGGCTGGCTGCCGCCGGTGGAGGGCGCGGTGGTGCTGAGCATCGTGCTGGCGTTCGCGTGGCAGAAGGCGGTGCGGGCGTGGCCGCGCGCCATGGTGCGCGTCATCCTGTGGTCCGGCTTCGGCGTGACGCTGGCTGTGGGCGCGCTGCTGATGTGCTTCTCCATGCCGGCCACCGTGGGGCTCGGCGTGGCGATGGTGATGTTCTCCATCGGGACGGGGCTGTACGCGTGctgggcgacgcggcgcgtgGCGTTCACGGAGCAGGTGTTCGAGCGCGCGGTGCAGCCGGTGGACAAGTTCCGGGGGCTGAACGGGCCGGCGTACCtgatggtggcggcggggtTCGTGTGGATCTCGGTGTGGTGCGTGGCGGTGATCGGCGCGGCGAACTACCGGTTCCCGGGGCTCACCATCCTGGGGCTGGTGCTGAGCTTGATGTGGACGGCGGAGGTGATGCGGAACGTGGCGAACCTGACGGCGAGCAGGGTGATCGCGCTCTACTACCTGCGGGGGATGCAGTCGAGCGTGCAGTTCAGCTTCCAGCGCGCGCTCTCCTACAACCTCGGCAGCGCCTGCCTCGGCTCGCTCTTCGTCCCCACCATCGAGGCGCTCCGCATCCTCGCCCGCGGCCTCAACCTCCTCGAGGGCGAGGACGAGTTCATGTTCTCCTGCGCCCATTGCTGCCTCCACGTCATGAACGCCGTCTTCGAGTTCGGCAACAGCTGGGCCTTCGTCCAC ATCGCGGCGTACGGGAGAGGGTTCGTGCAGGCGTCGCGGAGCACGTGGGAGCAGTtcgagcggcggccggggatgCCGGCGCTGGTGGACTCGGACATCACCAGCTCCGTCTGCTTCCTCACCGGCGTCACCAGCGGCGCGCTCTGCGTCGCGCTCGCCGGCTCGTGGACGTTCGCCACGCACAGGCGCTACACCGCCACCGTCTCGCTGCTCGCCTTCTTCGTCGGATACCTCATG ACGCGGATCGGCATGGCGCTGCCTCAGGCGTGCGTGGGGTGCTACTACGTGTGCTACGCCGAGAACCCCATGTCGCGGCTGTTCGACCGCACGATTCCGGACCGGCTGCGCAAGATGGAGGAAGGCCGCGACCCGCTCGTGCCGACGCCGCGCTTCCCGCACCAGCCCGCCTGA